One genomic window of Glycine max cultivar Williams 82 chromosome 16, Glycine_max_v4.0, whole genome shotgun sequence includes the following:
- the LOC102663114 gene encoding putative zinc finger A20 and AN1 domain-containing stress-associated protein 8: MEVPSLCASGCGFYGSSANKNLCSKCYKDYLKVTKSNECETKNLNDQVFVLDQSSTSEDSNTDAMVDVTLTDAEGMNNKRKRCKCCNKKVGLLGFGCRCGDVFCGTHRYPEKHACKVDLKEIGRQGLVKQNPVCIGDKLEHKI; this comes from the coding sequence ATGGAGGTTCCATCACTTTGTGCTAGTGGCTGTGGCTTCTACGGTTCTTCTGCCAACAAGAACCTTTGTTCAAAGTGTTACAAAGATTATCTCAAAGTCACCAAATCAAATGAGTGTGAAACCAAGAACTTGAATGACCAAGTTTTTGTTCTTGATCAGTCATCAACTTCTGAAGATTCTAACACTGATGCTATGGTTGATGTTACTCTCACCGACGCTGAGGGAATGAACAACAAGCGAAAGAGGTGCAAGTGCTGCAACAAAAAGGTTGGGCTATTAGGGTTTGGATGCCGTTGTGGGGATGTGTTTTGTGGAACACATAGATACCCGGAGAAGCATGCATGCAAAGTGGATTTAAAGGAAATTGGTCGTCAAGGTTTGGTTAAACAAAATCCTGTATGTATCGGTGATAAGTTAGAACATAAAATTTAA
- the LOC100808007 gene encoding LOW QUALITY PROTEIN: putative pentatricopeptide repeat-containing protein At1g12700, mitochondrial (The sequence of the model RefSeq protein was modified relative to this genomic sequence to represent the inferred CDS: deleted 1 base in 1 codon), which translates to MLLRFHRRASTTRLHPFVTSLSNTHPFSTSPPSISDAAARTRLLNSIRTLQSADAAVSVSVDFFHRMLTLNPFPCIQDFNLLFGIVAKSQHFATAISLIKTLHSLGYEIADVCTLNILINCLCRLRKTTLGFAVLGLMTKIGLEPTLVTLNTIANGLCIVSLQCSNVWGVGNGLCKIGDTSGALESLKKMVKRNLEPNVVVYNAILDGLCKRGLVGEALGLFYEMGVVNVEPNVVTYNCLIQGLCGEVGGWREGVGLFNEMVAEKGIVPDVQTFSILVNGFCKEGLLLRAESMVGFMIRIGVELNVVTYNSLISGYCLRNRMEEAVRVFDLMVREGEGCLPSVVTYNSLIHGWCKVKKVNKAMSLLSEMVGKGLDPDVFTWTSLIGGFFEVGKPLAAKELFITMKDQGQVPILQTCAVVLDGLYKCWLDSEAMTLFRAMEKSGLDLDIVIYNIMLDGMCKMGKLNDARKLLSFVLVKGLKIDSYTWNIMIKGLCREGLLDDAEELLRKMKENGCPPNKCSYNVFVQGLLRKYDISRSRKYLQIMKDKGFPVDATTAELLIRFLSANEEDNAFQEFLQI; encoded by the exons ATGCTACTCCGCTTCCATAGAAGAGCCTCCACCACTCGTTTACACCCCTTCGTCACATCACTTTCCAATACACACCCTTTCTCCACCTCTCCACCATCCATTTCTGACGCCGCAGCCCGAACCCGCCTCTTGAACTCCATCCGCACCCTCCAATCCGCCGACGCCGCCGTCTCCGTCTCCGTCGACTTCTTCCACCGAATGCTAACCCTAAACCCCTTTCCCTGCATCCAAGACTTCAACCTCTTGTTCGGCATCGTCGCGAAATCGCAGCACTTCGCCACCGCCATTTCCCTAATCAAAACCCTTCATTCTCTCGGTTATGAAATTGCTGACGTGTGCACCCTCAACATTCTCATCAATTGCCTCTGCCGCCTGCGCAAAACGACGCTGGGGTTCGCCGTTTTGGGTCTCATGACCAAAATCGGCTTGGAACCCACGCTGGTGACACTTAACACCATTGCTAACGGTCTCTGCATTGTATCGCTGCAATGCTCGAACGTATGGGGCGTTGGT AATGGTTTGTGTAAAATTGGGGATACTTCTGGTGCTTTGGAGAGTTTGAAGAAGATGGTGAAGAGAAATTTGGAGCCTAATGTTGTGGTTTATAATGCGATTTTGGATGGGCTTTGCAAGAGAGGGTTGGTGGGTGAGGCTTTGGGGTTGTTCTACGAGATGGGTGTTGTTAATGTTGAGCCTAATGTTGTGACTTACAATTGCTTGATTCAGGGTTTGTGTGGTGAGGTTGGTGGGTGGAGGGAAGGGGTGGGTTTGTTCAATGAGATGGTGGCGGAGAAGGGGATTGTGCCGGATGTGCAAACGTTTTCGATTTTGGTGAATGGTTTTTGCAAAGAGGGGTTGCTTTTGAGGGCGGAGAGCATGGTGGGTTTTATGATTAGGATTGGGGTGGAGCTTAATGTTGTGACATATAACTCATTGATTAGTGGGTATTGTTTGAGGAATCGGATGGAGGAGGCGGTGAGGGTGTTTGATTTGATGGTTCGCGAGGGGGAGGGGTGTTTGCCGAGTGTTGTGACATATAATTCGTTGATTCATGGGTGGTGTAAGGTTAAGAAGGTGAATAAGGCTATGAGTCTGTTGAGTGAAATGGTTGGGAAAGGGTTGGATCCTGATGTGTTCACTTGGACCAGTCTTATAGGTGGGTTTTTTGAAGTGGGAAAGCCACTGGCTGCAAAGGAGTTGTTTATCACTATGAAAGACCAAGGCCAGGTTCCCATTCTCCAGACATGTGCTGTTGTGTTGGATGGGTTGTACAAGTGCTGGCTTGATTCTGAGGCAATGACGTTGTTTAGGGCGATGGAGAAGAGTGGTCTAGATCTTGATATTGTGATTTACAATATAATGCTTGATGGAATGTGCAAGATGGGAAAACTGAATGATGCAAGGaaacttctttcttttgttctggTTAAAGGGTTGAAAATTGATTCATATACTTGGAACATAATGATTAAAGGTCTGTGTAGAGAAGGACTGCTGGATGATGCTGAAGAGTTGCTTaggaaaatgaaagagaatgggTGCCCGCCTAATAAATGCTCATATAATGTCTTTGTCCAGGGACTATTGCGAAAATATGATATTTCAAGGTCCAGAAAATATCTTCAAATAATGAAAGACAAAGGCTTTCCAGTAGATGCTACCACAGCCGAGTTGCTTATACGTTTCTTATCTGctaatgaagaagataatgCATTTCAAGAGTTCCTGCAGATCTGA
- the LOC100808531 gene encoding putative clathrin assembly protein At1g33340, with product MGVDIQGKLRLALGSVKDHASIGKAMMYHYQHDGFSNIEIAVLRATGHDNGTIDDRYMHEILFLVSNTPGSIPFLAERISRRLSKTKDHAVALKTLVLIHRLLRGGNRSFEQELCKAHVSGHLQISTRCFTKSSDHPSVGFLHKYAAYLEERMSWLINQAGKLEPVMSKGLEFRRYDEKSIDMAFRTLPKCQVLIDKVLECSPHDILCSDHSLAQAAMSNTLRESFQVYMTFSEGIAALVNMFFDLTASARGLACEILKKASLQSQKLHDLYESCKQVVENKNLDYPSVQIISMNHVVALEQLGSPQNELAASLVSLSSISRPPPISGHFTKSREIELAVEAKESKRSEENIDIDLSPTPTLLSWTLETKISMVWVVFEDEVPNESQVLPAPQKLGGADAVCDIKSEYGRPSVFLNPFSSSFQTSMSTKV from the coding sequence atgggtGTGGATATACAAGGTAAGCTTCGTTTAGCTCTTGGCTCAGTGAAAGATCATGCCTCTATTGGCAAGGCCATGATGTACCATTACCAACATGATGGCTTTTCCAACATAGAGATTGCAGTCCTGCGTGCCACTGGCCATGACAATGGCACCATTGATGACAGATACATGCATGAAATCCTCTTCCTTGTGTCAAACACTCCAGGGTCCATTCCTTTTCTAGCTGAAAGGATTTCACGCCGCCTAAGCAAAACTAAGGATCATGCTGTGGCCCTCAAGACCCTTGTCTTGATTCATCGCCTCCTTAGAGGGGGAAACAGGTCCTTTGAACAAGAGCTATGCAAGGCACATGTCTCAGGTCACCTACAAATTAGTACAAGGTGTTTCACAAAGAGTTCTGATCACCCTTCAGTTGGTTTCCTACACAAGTATGCAGCTTATCTTGAAGAGAGGATGAGTTGGCTCATCAATCAAGCAGGAAAACTTGAACCTGTCATGTCTAAAGGGTTAGAGTTTAGGCGCTATGATGAGAAATCCATTGATATGGCATTCAGAACATTGCCTAAATGCCAAGTGCTTATTGACAAGGTGTTGGAATGCTCCCCTCATGATATTTTATGCTCAGATCATAGCCTGGCTCAAGCTGCCATGAGCAACACCTTGAGAGAAAGCTTCCAAGTTTATATGACATTCTCTGAAGGAATTGCAGCTCTTGTCAACATGTTTTTTGATCTAACAGCATCAGCCAGAGGCCTAGCCTGTGAAAtactcaagaaagcttctctgCAGAGCCAAAAGCTTCATGATCTGTATGAAAGTTGCAAACAAGTGGTTGAAAACAAGAATTTGGATTACCCTTCTGTTCAGATAATCAGCATGAATCATGTAGTGGCATTGGAACAACTTGGTAGTCCACAAAATGAACTTGCAGCTTCACTTGTCTCTCTTTCTAGCATCTCAAGGCCACCTCCAATTTCAGGCCACTTTACAAAATCAAGAGAGATAGAGTTGGCAGTGGAAGcaaaagaaagcaaaaggagTGAAGAGAACATTGATATAGATTTGTCACCAACCCCAACTCTTCTTTCATGGACACTAGAGACTAAAATAAGCATGGTGTGGGTGGTGTTTGAAGATGAAGTTCCCAATGAATCACAGGTTCTTCCAGCACCGCAAAAGCTTGGAGGTGCTGATGCTGTTTGTGATATAAAAAGTGAATACGGTAGGCCTAGTGTGTTCCTGAATCCATTTTCTTCTAGTTTTCAAACAAGCATGTCTACAAAGGTATGA
- the LOC100793467 gene encoding uncharacterized protein, which produces MAHKTLFKPSLILTLRLNKTAISFSHHHPFRHSQPPFPFLNTSPISLPPTTRITNYTHLWCSNYTTVSTIEEGSEKCYLNLSDEELMRQCEMDTFKASGPGGQHRNKRESAVRLKHLPTGIIAQASEDRSQHKNRASAINRLRSLIALKVRKTVDLEAYSPPRELLQILPPKSSIRGSDCGSQIGPNNPKFASGMQALLDLIFAVEGSVSEAAKYLGLSTGALSRLILSDDSLRKEVNDLRATKGMKPLK; this is translated from the exons ATGGCACACAAAACCCTCTTCAAACCAAGTCTCATCCTCACACTCAGACTCAACAAAACGGCCATTTCATTCTCACACCATCATCCATTTCGCCACTCGCAACCACCCTTTCCCTTCCTCAACACTAGTCCAATCTCACTTCCTCCAACAACGAGAATTACTAACTACACCCACTTATGGTGCTCTAATTACACCACCGTCAGCACCATCGAGGAGGGTTCCGAAAAATGCTACCTGAACCTCTCGGACGAGGAGCTCATGCGGCAGTGCGAAATGGACACGTTTAAGGCCTCGGGACCAGGTGGTCAGCACCGTAACAAGCGTGAGTCCGCAGTGCGCCTCAAACACCTACCCACAGGAATCATTGCTCAG GCTTCAGAAGATCGCTCCCAGCACAAGAACCGCGCTTCAGCGATTAATCGCCTTCGCTCTCTTATAGCTCTCAAAG TTAGGAAAACAGTGGATCTTGAAGCTTATTCACCACCTCGAGAGCTTCTTCAGATATTGCCTCCTAAATCATCCATTAGAGGGTCAGATTGTGGTTCACAAATCGGACCTAATAATCCAAAGTTTGCATCG GGAATGCAAGCTCTTTTGGATCTCATTTTTGCAGTTGAGGGGTCTGTCTCAGAAGCTGCAAAATATCTTGG GTTATCCACTGGGGCACTGTCTCGGTTAATCCTATCTGATGATTCACTTAGAAAGGAAGTAAACGATCTGCGGGCAACAAAG GGTATGAAGCCTCTCAAGTAG
- the HSP22.5 gene encoding heat shock protein Hsp22.5 precursor, with translation MRHFLVLVPLILLVFAGFPSKAKGSLLPFTNHPNTLLADLWSNHFPDPFRVLEQIPFGVDKDETFTALSSHARVDWKETPEGHVIMLDVPGLKRDEIKIEVEGNRVLRVSGERKREEEKEGDHWHRVERSYGKFWRQFKVPDNVDLDSVKAKMENGVLTLTMNKLSPDKVKGPRLVSIAGDDEQAPKLKGNEDKQEL, from the coding sequence ATGAGGCACTTTTTAGTACTAGTACCACTGATCTTGCTTGTTTTTGCTGGTTTCCCATCCAAAGCAAAAGGGTCTCTGCTACCATTCACAAATCATCCAAATACCCTCTTGGCTGATCTATGGTCTAATCATTTCCCTGATCCATTTCGCGTGTTAGAGCAAATCCCATTTGGGGTTGACAAAGATGAAACATTCACAGCTCTATCATCACATGCAAGAGTGGATTGGAAGGAGACACCAGAAGGGCATGTCATAATGCTAGATGTGCCAGGGTTGAAGAGAGATGAGATCAAGATAGAAGTGGAAGGGAATAGAGTGCTGAGAGTGAGtggagaaaggaagagggaAGAGGAGAAGGAAGGGGATCACTGGCATAGAGTGGAGAGATCCTATGGCAAATTCTGGAGgcagttcaaggtgccagacaATGTGGACTTGGATTCTGTCAAGGCTAAGATGGAGAATGGAGTGCTTACTCTCACAATGAACAAGTTGTCACCTGATAAGGTCAAAGGTCCAAGGTTGGTCAGCATTGCAGGGGATGATGAGCAAGCTCCCAAGCTCAAGGGTAATGAAGACAAGCAGGAGCTTTGA
- the LOC100792418 gene encoding 60S ribosomal protein L2, mitochondrial-like isoform X2 — MAVSLWRSRTASSALNLFTNALRHFSSEATNSSPHSTRESMMYSDINSRIGSCMPLSAMRIGTIIHNIELNPGQGGKLVRAAGTSAKILKEPTSAYCLIQLPSGVKKLIDSRCRATVGVVSNPSHGDRKLRKAGHSRWLGRRPVVRGVAMNPVDHPHGGGEGKSKSGGRFGRGSLTPWGKPTKSGYKTGPLKRRR; from the exons ATGGCTGTGTCACTGTGGAGAAGTCGCACTGCTTCATCTGCACTGAACTTGTTCACCAATGCTCTTCGCCATTTCTCTTCCG AGGCAACAAACTCCAGTCCTCATAGTACACGAGAGAGTATGATGTATTCTGATATAAACTCACGAATTGGGAGTTGCATGCCATTGTCTGCAATGCGCATTGGAACAATCATTCACAACATTGAGTTGAATCCAGGGCAAGGTGGCAAGCTCGTCCGAGCTGCTGGAACTAGTGCAAAGATCTTGAAAGAGCCCACATCAGCATACTGTTTAATCCAACTGCCCTCAGGTGTTAAAAAGTTGATTGATTCTCGATGTAGGGCCACTGTTGGTGTTGTGTCTAATCCAAGCCATGGGGATCGCAAGCTTAGGAAGGCTGGACACAGCCGATGGCTTGGTCGAAGGCCAGTTGTCCGAGGAGTGGCAATGAATCCAGTAGATCATCCTCATGGTGGAGGAGAGGGTAAGAGCAAGAGTGGTGGACGATTTGGGCGAGGATCTCTCACTCCTTGGGGCAAGCCAACTAAGAGTGGCTACAAGACTGGACCCCTGAAGCGCAGAAGGTAG
- the LOC100807468 gene encoding protein PLASTID MOVEMENT IMPAIRED 1 produces the protein MMAADDSTKRNSNVQLLEELEALSETLNQSHTSNTNRRTASLAIPRASPSFVSFADDDNDTAKVNNKQSNKTRSRRMSLSPWRSRPKPEDAKAPLTQPDTKKFDDTANSGDKKGIWNWKPMRALSHIGMHKLSCLFSVEVVTAQGLPSSMNGLRLSVCVRKKETKDGSVQTMPSRVDQGAADFEETLFIRCHVYCNHGSGKQLKFEPRPFWLYLVAVDAKELSFGRNSVDLSQLIQESVEKSQQGLRVRQWDTSFGLSGKAKGGELVLKLGFQIMEKEGGVQIYNQDENMKSKRFRNLTSAFARKQSKSSFSLPSPRITSRSDAWTPSQRRLAEDLQGIDDLNLEDPHLVHDAPPSIQKLDGGKENVEDFDLPDFEVVDKGVEVQETKELYDGEESEKSIEVKSATSEVVKEIMHDQLRLTRLTELDSIAKQIKALESIMVEDNKFTKGEEAESLRLDSDEENVTREFLHMLEDQKARGFKLNQSETPPLQIAEAESKVYLPDLGKGLGCVVQTKDGGYLTSMNPLDNAVARNETPKLAMQMSKPYVLASNQSPNGLELFQKLAGIGLDELSCQVFSMMPLDELIGKTAEQIAFEGIASAIIQGRNKEGASSSAARIVSALKGMANAMSSGRQERISTGLWNVDETPFTAENILAFTMQKIEFMAVEGLKIQADMTEEEAPFDVSPLSTEEGNKENELLASAVSLEDWIRDQSYSDTASSSDDETSNITLIFVVQLRDPIRRFEAVGGPMMVLIHATSEEHTKGSECDHYQDNEEEKEFKVTSMHVGSLKVRSVTKNAWDSEKQRLTAMQWLIEYGLGKAGKKGKHALVKGPDLLWSISSRIMADMWLKTMRNPDVKLVKE, from the coding sequence ATGATGGCAGCAGATGACTCTACCAAGAGAAACTCAAATGTTCAGCTCCTTGAGGAACTAGAGGCCCTTAGTGAAACCCTTAACCAATCGCACACCTCAAACACAAATAGAAGAACAGCTTCATTAGCTATACCGAGAGCCTCACCTTCTTTTGTCTCATTTGCTGATGATGACAATGACACTGCTAAAGTTAACAACAAGCAAAGCAACAAAACCCGGTCTCGCCGCATGTCCTTGTCTCCATGGAGATCAAGGCCAAAGCCTGAAGATGCCAAGGCACCTCTCACTCAGCCAGATACGAAAAAGTTTGATGACACAGCAAATTCAGGTGACAAGAAAGGGATTTGGAACTGGAAGCCTATGAGGGCCCTTTCTCATATTGGAATGCATAAACTAAGCTGTTTGTTTTCTGTCGAAGTGGTCACTGCTCAAGGCCTTCCTTCATCCATGAATGGACTAAGGCTTTCTGTTTGTGTTAGAAAGAAAGAGACCAAAGATGGGAGTGTTCAGACAATGCCATCAAGGGTTGATCAAGGTGCTGCAGATTTTGAAGAGACCCTTTTCATAAGGTGCCATGTTTATTGCAACCATGGTAGCGGAAAGCAGCTTAAGTTTGAGCCAAGACCATTTTGGTTATACCTGGTTGCAGTTGATGCCAAAGAACTTAGTTTTGGAAGAAACAGTGTGGACTTGAGCCAGTTGATTCAAGAATCCGTTGAGAAAAGCCAGCAAGGCTTGCGTGTGAGGCAGTGGGACACAAGCTTTGGCTTATCAGGGAAGGCAAAAGGTGGAGAACTGGTTCTGAAACTAGGCTTCCAAatcatggagaaagaaggaggggTTCAGATATACAACCAGGATGAGAATATGAAGTCCAAAAGGTTCAGAAATCTCACATCTGCATTTGCTCGCAAACAATCCAAGTCATCATTCAGCTTGCCTAGTCCAAGAATAACAAGCAGAAGTGATGCTTGGACTCCTTCACAGAGAAGGTTAGCAGAAGATCTTCAAGGTATAGATGATTTGAATCTTGAGGATCCACACCTAGTTCATGATGCCCCTCCCTCTATCCAGAAACTTGATGGTGGCAAAGAGAACGTGGAGGATTTTGATCTCCCAGACTTCGAGGTTGTTGATAAAGGGGTTGAGGTTCAAGAGACGAAAGAATTATATGACGGAGAAGAATCTGAGAAATCCATAGAAGTGAAGTCAGCTACAAGTGAGGTCGTCAAGGAAATAATGCATGATCAGTTGCGCCTGACTAGATTAACAGAGCTTGATTCAATTGCCAAGCAGATAAAGGCTCTAGAGTCCATCATGGTAGAAGATAACAAGTTCACAAAAGGTGAGGAAGCTGAGTCACTAAGATTGGATTCTGATGAAGAAAACGTGACAAGGGAGTTTCTTCATATGCTTGAGGATCAAAAGGCCAGAGGTTTCAAACTCAACCAATCTGAAACCCCCCCATTACAAATTGCAGAGGCAGAATCTAAAGTGTATCTCCCAGATCTTGGCAAGGGCTTGGGGTGTGTGGTTCAAACAAAGGATGGAGGCTACTTGACATCTATGAATCCTTTAGATAATGCTGTGGCTAGAAATGAGACTCCAAAGCTAGCCATGCAGATGTCAAAGCCTTATGTGTTGGCATCAAATCAGTCCCCAAATGGGTTAGAGTTGTTTCAGAAATTGGCTGGCATTGGTCTTGATGAACTCAGCTGTCAAGTTTTCTCCATGATGCCCCTAGATGAACTGATAGGTAAAACTGCTGAACAGATTGCCTTTGAAGGCATTGCTTCTGCCATCATACaaggaagaaacaaagaaggagCCAGTTCTAGTGCTGCACGTATAGTTTCTGCCCTCAAAGGAATGGCAAATGCAATGAGTTCAGGAAGACAAGAACGGATTTCAACAGGACTTTGGAATGTGGACGAAACCCCATTTACAGCAGAGAATATTCTGGCCTTCACAATGCAGAAGATTGAGTTCATGGCAGTGGAAGGGTTGAAAATCCAAGCTGACATGACAGAGGAAGAAGCTCCCTTTGATGTTTCTCCACTTAGCACTGAGGAAGGGAACAAAGAGAATGAACTATTAGCTTCTGCTGTTTCACTTGAGGATTGGATCAGAGACCAAAGCTACAGTGACACTGCTTCAAGTTCTGATGATGAGACATCAAACATCACACTTATATTTGTTGTCCAACTGAGGGATCCAATAAGGAGATTTGAAGCAGTTGGAGGTCCTATGATGGTGCTCATTCATGCAACAAGTGAAGAACACACAAAAGGGAGTGAATGTGATCACTACCAAGATaatgaggaagagaaagagttcAAGGTAACAAGCATGCATGTGGGAAGTTTGAAAGTGAGGAGTGTTACAAAGAATGCATGGGACAGTGAGAAGCAAAGGCTAACTGCAATGCAGTGGTTGATTGAATATGGGTTGGGAAAGGCAGGGAAGAAAGGCAAGCATGCATTGGTAAAAGGGCCAGATTTGTTGTGGAGCATTTCATCAAGAATCATGGCTGACATGTGGCTCAAAACCATGAGAAATCCAGATGTCAAACTTGTGAAGGAATAA
- the LOC121172639 gene encoding subtilisin inhibitor CLSI-II, with product MNKFVLVLFTVSWVLLFGLLDGKPPIGSGRVIWDTGGQQLFASYAYYITARHPDLGSGGLKLIKTGNSTCPNTILQYFPKYTHGLPMYLLISVISNFIVYEGTPLAIFMAKKPNCVESLVPDPMKGSPDPPSPLNPPNSSRLLVFVDNSIHKTCVGTAGPEAHPGLLTYSGTFHIEILENVRFGYSSYKLVFCFDGSDYQNCSYIGTYDNGEGGRRLILTETNPFLFSFVHALKFDGTIKSVG from the exons ATGAATAAGTTTGTGCTGGTACTATTTACTGTTTCCTGGGTCCTTCTCTTTGGTTTGCTAGATGGTAAACCTCCCATAGGCAGTGGTCGAGTAATATGGGACACTGGTGGCCAACAGCTGTTCGCATCTTATGCATACTACATTACGGCAAGGCATCCTGATTTAGGCAGTGGTGGCCTCAAACTCATCAAGACTGGAAACTCAACTTGCCCAAATACTATTTTGCAATATTTTCCCAAGTACACCCATGGCCTGCCAATGTATTTGCTCATATCTGTAATAAGCAATTTCATCGTCTATGAAG GTACCCCACTGGCTATTTTTATGGCAAAGAAGCCAAATTGTGTTGAATCGTTGGTTCCTGATCCTATGAAGGGATCTCCGGATCCACCAAGTCCATTGAATCCCCCAAACTCCTCTAGATTGTTGGTGTTTGTGGACAATTCAATCCACAAGACATGTGTGGGTACTGCTGGTCCTGAAGCTCATCCAGGCCTACTAACGTATAGTGGCACTTTTCACATTGAGATCCTAGAAAACGTTCGATTTGGATACAGCTCTTACAAGCTTGTGTTTTGTTTCGATGGCTCAGACTACCAAAATTGTTCCTATATTGGGACCTATGATAATGGTGAGGGTGGAAGACGTTTGATTCTCACTGAGACTAAtcccttcttattttcttttgttcatgCACTTAAATTTGATGGGACTATTAAGTCCGTAGGTTGA
- the LOC100792418 gene encoding 60S ribosomal protein L2, mitochondrial-like isoform X1 — translation MLFAISLPPMEKDGKNIGNSLSCFGVPICYQQQTEATNSSPHSTRESMMYSDINSRIGSCMPLSAMRIGTIIHNIELNPGQGGKLVRAAGTSAKILKEPTSAYCLIQLPSGVKKLIDSRCRATVGVVSNPSHGDRKLRKAGHSRWLGRRPVVRGVAMNPVDHPHGGGEGKSKSGGRFGRGSLTPWGKPTKSGYKTGPLKRRR, via the exons ATGCTCTTCGCCATTTCTCTTCCG CCGATGGAGAAAGATGGGAAAAATATTGGAAATAGTCTCAGTTGCTTTGGGGTTCCTATTTGTTATCAACAGCAAACAG AGGCAACAAACTCCAGTCCTCATAGTACACGAGAGAGTATGATGTATTCTGATATAAACTCACGAATTGGGAGTTGCATGCCATTGTCTGCAATGCGCATTGGAACAATCATTCACAACATTGAGTTGAATCCAGGGCAAGGTGGCAAGCTCGTCCGAGCTGCTGGAACTAGTGCAAAGATCTTGAAAGAGCCCACATCAGCATACTGTTTAATCCAACTGCCCTCAGGTGTTAAAAAGTTGATTGATTCTCGATGTAGGGCCACTGTTGGTGTTGTGTCTAATCCAAGCCATGGGGATCGCAAGCTTAGGAAGGCTGGACACAGCCGATGGCTTGGTCGAAGGCCAGTTGTCCGAGGAGTGGCAATGAATCCAGTAGATCATCCTCATGGTGGAGGAGAGGGTAAGAGCAAGAGTGGTGGACGATTTGGGCGAGGATCTCTCACTCCTTGGGGCAAGCCAACTAAGAGTGGCTACAAGACTGGACCCCTGAAGCGCAGAAGGTAG